A genome region from Dolichospermum compactum NIES-806 includes the following:
- a CDS encoding Uma2 family endonuclease, whose protein sequence is MVANFDPSYMSPLEYLEWEEQQDIKHEYINGQVFAMTGGTIPHNDIAFNLASGLRNHLKGSKCRVNIADAKVGVSETGPFTYPDVVVSCHPKDKQAIKFIQFPSLIIEVLSPSTEAYDRGGKFQLYRRIQTLQEYVLISADKIGLDCFRLNEKGLWELHPSVEDDEVHLVSVDFTFPLSLVYEDVF, encoded by the coding sequence ATGGTTGCTAATTTTGATCCAAGTTATATGAGTCCTTTGGAGTATTTGGAGTGGGAGGAACAACAAGATATTAAACACGAATATATCAATGGTCAAGTTTTCGCTATGACTGGGGGAACTATTCCTCATAATGACATTGCTTTTAATTTAGCTTCTGGGTTAAGAAATCATTTAAAAGGTAGTAAGTGTCGTGTTAATATTGCTGATGCGAAAGTGGGTGTGTCTGAAACGGGACCGTTTACTTATCCTGATGTTGTTGTTAGTTGTCACCCTAAAGATAAACAAGCTATTAAGTTTATTCAATTTCCTAGTTTAATTATTGAGGTACTTTCTCCGAGTACGGAAGCTTATGATAGGGGGGGAAAGTTTCAGCTATATAGACGGATTCAAACTTTGCAGGAATATGTTTTAATTAGTGCTGATAAAATTGGTTTGGATTGTTTTCGCTTAAATGAGAAGGGTTTATGGGAGTTACATCCTTCTGTTGAGGATGATGAGGTACATTTGGTTAGTGTTGATTTTACGTTTCCTCTTTCTCTGGTTTATGAGGATGTT